A window of the Halopseudomonas phragmitis genome harbors these coding sequences:
- a CDS encoding flagellar hook-length control protein FliK, translating to MELIGNSHGARAESVEAVREALLSVVSLATGEQAEVPTADMQTLLALLAEATTDQAQSGAVVAPVEREPLDSHGATQGLHSAPPSLEQLEGWLQQQQELQGLQLGARESLPGVPESDVVDLPLAVQLRARQAAEHEPAGRQPDLRVQTPQPQPQPQPQLQTLMPPAQETGLDEQVRVFEPRAEVSGPALKMPMLAEALGLALAPESSSLRSGEPALLSPAIQPQAGPVINPGLAVEVRPVAAEARWGEQMLAALREQVEMQVQQRSQQATIRLDPPELGSLDIQIQHEQGKLSVQINAAQADVARLLNLLSERLRNELMGLHFTQVEVQVGADAEQGRQGRQQLPEQELVRQAQELPNETAGRHGSGQPDDVLISV from the coding sequence ATGGAACTGATCGGTAACAGCCATGGCGCCCGGGCCGAGTCTGTCGAGGCTGTACGCGAGGCGCTACTGAGCGTAGTGAGCCTCGCGACAGGTGAGCAGGCTGAGGTGCCAACTGCAGACATGCAGACGCTGCTAGCGTTGCTGGCCGAGGCGACAACTGATCAGGCGCAGTCAGGGGCTGTTGTGGCGCCAGTTGAGCGCGAGCCGCTGGATAGTCATGGGGCTACACAGGGGCTGCACTCGGCGCCGCCGAGTCTGGAGCAGCTCGAAGGTTGGCTACAGCAGCAACAGGAGCTGCAGGGTCTGCAACTGGGCGCGCGTGAATCGCTGCCCGGGGTGCCCGAATCGGACGTTGTCGATCTGCCGCTGGCTGTACAGCTAAGGGCGCGACAGGCTGCTGAACATGAGCCGGCTGGGCGTCAGCCTGATCTGCGGGTGCAGACGCCGCAGCCACAGCCACAGCCACAGCCACAGCTGCAAACGTTGATGCCGCCGGCTCAAGAAACGGGTCTGGATGAGCAGGTGCGTGTGTTTGAGCCAAGGGCCGAAGTCTCAGGCCCGGCGCTGAAAATGCCAATGCTGGCGGAGGCGTTAGGGTTGGCACTGGCACCTGAGAGCAGCTCGCTGCGCAGTGGCGAGCCGGCCCTGCTGAGTCCGGCCATTCAACCTCAGGCGGGCCCCGTGATCAATCCGGGCCTGGCGGTCGAGGTGCGGCCTGTCGCAGCCGAGGCACGCTGGGGTGAGCAGATGTTGGCAGCTCTGCGCGAACAGGTGGAAATGCAGGTGCAGCAGCGTTCGCAGCAGGCAACCATCCGCCTGGACCCGCCAGAGCTGGGCAGTCTGGACATCCAGATTCAGCACGAGCAGGGCAAGCTCAGTGTGCAGATCAATGCCGCCCAGGCGGATGTCGCGCGCCTGCTGAATTTGCTCAGTGAGCGCCTGCGCAACGAACTGATGGGGCTGCACTTCACCCAGGTTGAGGTGCAGGTTGGTGCCGACGCTGAGCAGGGCCGTCAAGGTCGCCAGCAACTGCCAGAGCAAGAGCTGGTGCGCCAAGCCCAAGAGCTGCCAAACGAGACGGCAGGTCGCCATGGCAGTGGCCAGCCGGATGATGTGTTGATCAGTGTCTGA
- a CDS encoding flagellar basal body-associated FliL family protein, with protein MALPRIILIVLIINTLVLLGSVGLNLHLLNNISAAGPVGLFQAAEPPKESLTREFQFFPIEKVIVNLRGQNREHYFVLDLVLQAELEVDQRRLEQIDPIVRNSVVAHLSGLDFQELRAMSIGELQGRLESVLVADLAARNLSQPFAHVLVSKMIVQ; from the coding sequence ATGGCGTTGCCACGCATTATCCTGATTGTTCTGATCATCAATACCCTTGTACTGCTGGGCAGTGTGGGGCTGAACCTGCATCTGCTGAACAACATTTCGGCGGCTGGGCCTGTCGGACTTTTCCAGGCAGCCGAGCCGCCAAAAGAAAGTCTTACCCGGGAGTTCCAGTTCTTTCCGATCGAAAAGGTGATCGTCAATCTGCGTGGGCAGAACCGCGAGCATTATTTCGTGCTTGATCTGGTGTTGCAGGCCGAACTGGAAGTTGATCAGCGGCGCCTGGAGCAGATCGATCCGATTGTGCGCAACTCGGTAGTGGCTCATTTGTCCGGTCTGGATTTTCAGGAGTTGCGCGCCATGTCGATCGGTGAACTGCAAGGGCGTCTGGAGTCGGTGCTGGTCGCCGATCTGGCCGCACGCAATCTAAGCCAGCCGTTCGCCCATGTGCTGGTCAGCAAGATGATCGTCCAGTAA
- a CDS encoding FliA/WhiG family RNA polymerase sigma factor: MNANCAIDHDYGSPQGASVLLSAAEEQRWVRQYLPLVRRIVNQLSLQANQVLDREDMEQIGLMGLLEGLRRYGAPDEHFGRFAALRIRGAILDELRRQDWRPRQVRQQVHKVRDAIRALGRSLGREPCDEEILAHTGLDQQGYLDFLQADAVEAVESLDDLLQKGLEPGAEQSNGFEERLLQQRLLTQALSRLTERERLILTLYYQQELSLKEIALVLDLSDARVCQLSKQALSKACAFLTAHAES; encoded by the coding sequence ATGAACGCCAACTGTGCCATCGATCACGATTACGGTTCGCCCCAGGGAGCGTCAGTGCTGCTGTCGGCGGCTGAGGAGCAGCGCTGGGTGCGTCAGTACCTGCCGCTGGTACGGCGTATCGTCAACCAGTTGTCGTTGCAGGCCAATCAGGTGCTTGATCGCGAGGACATGGAGCAGATTGGACTGATGGGACTGCTCGAAGGTCTGCGTCGTTACGGGGCCCCCGACGAGCACTTTGGACGCTTTGCCGCTCTGCGTATTCGCGGTGCCATTCTCGATGAACTGCGGCGCCAGGACTGGCGACCGCGCCAGGTGCGCCAGCAGGTGCATAAAGTTCGTGATGCGATTCGTGCATTGGGGCGGAGCCTGGGGCGTGAGCCCTGCGATGAGGAAATTCTCGCACATACCGGGCTCGACCAGCAGGGCTATCTCGACTTTCTCCAGGCCGATGCCGTCGAGGCGGTGGAAAGCCTCGACGACTTGCTGCAGAAGGGGCTGGAGCCTGGCGCGGAACAGAGTAACGGCTTTGAGGAGCGTTTGCTCCAGCAGCGGCTGCTGACCCAGGCACTGAGCCGGTTGACGGAGCGCGAGCGGCTGATTCTGACCCTTTATTACCAGCAGGAACTGAGTCTCAAGGAAATCGCCCTGGTCCTCGATCTGAGCGATGCCCGGGTCTGTCAACTGAGCAAGCAGGCCCTGAGCAAAGCCTGCGCCTTTCTAACCGCACATGCAGAGTCCTGA
- the fliS gene encoding flagellar export chaperone FliS — protein MNDYYLNDSYQQYRSVDLEAKAAAASPYELVLVLFDGLLDELARARGHIEGRRYQQKGVSLEKCMSILNGLNSALDFDNGGEVVAGLARLYDYCIYRLSDVSVSLSLEGMDEVIELVGILREGWEGVNGTRQP, from the coding sequence ATGAACGATTACTACCTCAATGACAGCTACCAGCAATACCGCTCGGTAGATCTGGAAGCCAAGGCTGCAGCGGCCTCGCCCTATGAACTGGTGCTGGTTCTGTTCGATGGCCTGCTTGATGAGCTGGCCCGGGCTCGCGGTCATATCGAAGGCCGGCGCTACCAGCAAAAGGGCGTGTCACTGGAAAAGTGCATGAGCATCCTCAACGGCCTTAACAGCGCTCTGGATTTCGACAACGGCGGTGAGGTTGTGGCAGGCCTGGCCCGGTTGTACGACTACTGCATCTACCGACTTTCCGATGTCAGCGTCAGCCTGTCGCTCGAAGGCATGGACGAGGTGATCGAGCTGGTCGGCATTCTGCGTGAAGGCTGGGAAGGTGTGAATGGCACCCGTCAGCCCTGA